The following proteins are encoded in a genomic region of Catellatospora sp. TT07R-123:
- a CDS encoding Mth938-like domain-containing protein, whose product MTTESPKVVSIAWGIVEVEGAGRFRDVMLYPGGAKEWDWGATGTHHFPGVQPADVADLVAAGATVIVLSRGMDLRLHVMSETGQALREQGVTVHIVQTEEAVRLYNDLAAEGTAVGALIHSTC is encoded by the coding sequence ATGACAACGGAGTCACCGAAGGTCGTCTCGATCGCCTGGGGCATCGTCGAAGTCGAGGGCGCGGGACGTTTCCGCGACGTGATGCTGTATCCGGGCGGCGCGAAGGAGTGGGACTGGGGCGCCACCGGCACCCACCACTTCCCGGGGGTGCAGCCCGCCGACGTGGCGGACCTCGTCGCCGCCGGGGCCACCGTGATCGTGCTGTCCCGGGGCATGGACCTGCGCCTGCACGTGATGTCCGAGACCGGGCAGGCGCTGCGCGAGCAGGGTGTGACGGTCCACATCGTGCAGACCGAGGAGGCCGTGCGCCTCTACAACGACCTCGCCGCCGAGGGCACCGCGGTCGGCGCCCTCATCCACTCCACCTGCTGA
- a CDS encoding cold-shock protein, with protein MAVGTVKWFNAEKGFGFITPDGGGADVFAHFSAIQATGYRALEENQRVEFEITQGQKGPQAANIRAV; from the coding sequence ATGGCTGTCGGCACCGTGAAATGGTTCAACGCGGAAAAGGGCTTCGGGTTCATCACCCCTGACGGTGGTGGCGCGGACGTGTTCGCCCACTTCTCGGCCATCCAGGCCACCGGCTACCGCGCCCTCGAGGAGAACCAGCGGGTCGAGTTCGAGATCACCCAGGGTCAGAAGGGCCCGCAGGCCGCGAACATCCGCGCGGTCTGA